One Tessaracoccus lacteus DNA window includes the following coding sequences:
- a CDS encoding NAD(+) synthase → MEFASLYSHGFARVAACTFHVALADPAANVGRIVEQATAAHNDGAAVALFPELSLSGYSLDDLLLADVLLDAVGDAIVALAEATAELTPLIVVGAPVEVGGSLYNCAVVLHEGQIRGVVPKTYLPNYREFYEKRHFVSGADAPSTLRRPGWPGADGDGEIPFGTDLIFRAGDLPDLSVFVEICEDMWVPLPPSTRAALAGANVVLNLSASPITIGRAEDRALMVRSQSARGAVAYLYAAACFGESTTDLSWDGQTIAYEAGDLLGASERFPLEGSRLVVDVDLDRLRQEKQRQNSLHDNAVASGVGPEDFRWIEFTLDPPSHDLGLRRPLDRFPFVPDDAARLEQDCYEGYNIQVSGLERRMLSMSGGDPAKAPRIVIGVSGGLDSTHALIVAAKACDRLGLPRTHILAYTLPGFATSGHTKNNATILSQALGVTFEEVEIRSMALSLLKALGHPAGDGEPVYDVTYENVQAGLRTDFLFRVANQRGGFVLGTGDLSELALGWCTYGVGDQMSHYAVNTGVPKTLMQHLIRWVISSGQFTEPQVNETLDSILGTEISPELIPVADGAKPQSTQDSIGPYSLHDFTLYYLLRRGYRPSKTAFLAWHAWRDEAAGDWPAGYPDEDRTSYDLATIKKWMRVFLRRFFSNQFKRTAIPNGPKVLAGGSLSPRGDWRMPSDASSAAWLSELDRNVPETC, encoded by the coding sequence ATGGAGTTCGCCTCGCTGTACAGCCACGGTTTTGCGCGCGTTGCCGCCTGCACGTTCCACGTCGCGCTGGCCGACCCGGCCGCCAACGTCGGGCGGATCGTCGAGCAGGCGACCGCCGCGCACAACGACGGGGCCGCCGTCGCGCTCTTCCCCGAGCTGTCGCTGTCCGGCTACTCCCTCGACGACCTGCTGCTGGCCGACGTCCTGCTCGACGCCGTCGGCGACGCGATCGTCGCGCTGGCGGAGGCGACGGCGGAGCTGACTCCGCTGATCGTGGTCGGGGCGCCGGTGGAGGTCGGCGGGTCGCTGTACAACTGCGCCGTCGTGCTGCACGAGGGGCAGATCCGCGGCGTCGTGCCGAAGACCTATCTGCCTAACTACCGCGAGTTCTACGAGAAGCGGCACTTCGTCTCGGGCGCCGATGCCCCGTCGACCCTGCGACGCCCAGGCTGGCCCGGGGCCGACGGCGACGGCGAGATCCCGTTCGGCACAGACCTCATCTTCCGCGCCGGCGACCTGCCCGACCTGAGCGTCTTCGTCGAGATCTGCGAGGACATGTGGGTCCCGCTGCCCCCGTCGACCCGCGCGGCGCTGGCAGGGGCCAACGTCGTGCTGAACCTGTCGGCGTCGCCCATCACCATCGGCCGCGCGGAGGACCGCGCGCTGATGGTCCGCTCGCAGAGCGCCCGCGGCGCCGTCGCGTACCTCTATGCGGCCGCCTGCTTCGGAGAGTCCACCACGGACCTGTCCTGGGACGGGCAGACGATCGCGTACGAGGCCGGCGACCTGCTCGGCGCCTCCGAGCGCTTCCCGCTCGAGGGGTCGCGGCTGGTGGTCGACGTCGACCTCGACCGGCTCCGGCAGGAGAAGCAGCGCCAGAACTCGCTGCACGACAACGCCGTGGCGTCGGGGGTCGGGCCGGAGGACTTCAGGTGGATCGAGTTCACGCTCGACCCGCCGTCGCACGACCTCGGCCTGCGTCGTCCCCTCGACCGGTTCCCGTTCGTGCCCGACGACGCTGCCCGGCTGGAGCAGGACTGCTACGAGGGCTACAACATCCAGGTCTCCGGGCTGGAGCGGCGGATGCTGTCGATGAGTGGCGGCGACCCGGCGAAGGCGCCGCGGATCGTGATCGGCGTCTCCGGTGGCCTCGACTCGACGCACGCGCTGATCGTCGCGGCGAAGGCCTGTGACCGGCTCGGCCTTCCCCGCACCCACATCCTCGCCTACACGCTGCCCGGTTTCGCGACGTCGGGGCACACGAAGAACAACGCGACGATCCTGTCGCAGGCGTTGGGCGTCACGTTTGAGGAGGTCGAGATCCGGTCGATGGCGCTGTCGCTGCTGAAGGCGCTGGGCCACCCGGCCGGCGACGGCGAGCCCGTCTATGACGTCACCTATGAGAACGTCCAGGCCGGGTTGCGGACCGACTTCCTGTTCCGGGTCGCCAACCAACGCGGCGGGTTCGTGCTCGGCACCGGCGACCTGTCGGAGCTGGCGCTCGGCTGGTGCACCTACGGCGTGGGCGACCAGATGAGCCACTACGCCGTCAACACCGGCGTCCCGAAGACGCTGATGCAGCACCTCATCCGCTGGGTCATCAGCTCCGGCCAGTTCACCGAACCGCAGGTCAACGAGACCCTCGATTCCATCCTGGGCACCGAGATCTCGCCCGAGCTGATCCCCGTGGCCGACGGTGCCAAGCCGCAGTCGACCCAGGACTCGATCGGCCCGTACTCGCTGCACGACTTCACGCTCTACTACCTGCTGCGGCGCGGCTACCGGCCGAGCAAGACGGCCTTCCTCGCCTGGCACGCCTGGCGCGACGAGGCGGCCGGTGACTGGCCGGCCGGCTACCCGGACGAGGACAGGACGTCGTACGACCTCGCCACCATCAAGAAGTGGATGCGTGTGTTCCTGCGCCGCTTCTTCAGCAACCAGTTCAAGCGCACGGCAATCCCCAACGGCCCGAAGGTGTTGGCTGGCGGGTCGCTCTCGCCCCGCGGTGACTGGCGGATGCCGTCCGACGCGTCGTCGGCCGCCTGGCTCTCCGAGCTCGACCGCAACGTCCCGGAGACCTGCTGA
- a CDS encoding NUDIX hydrolase: protein MTNSSEIRFAVAAEVVVLTLHDHRLHVLLTRVTLPGFTGRFSLPGGFVQPEESLEEAAYRELREEAHVAPEDVRLEQLRAYGQLPDETRAERIVSVAWVALGADLPDPNEFFAERAKWVPVDEIAEWNLAFGHEAIVRDGVEWARERLESTTLATAFCTEPFTLPELRRVYEAVWGATIDPRNFQRKVLHAGGFVEPTGEVVHGRGRPAPLFLRGGATRLHPAILRPEPHHQAVDGTVSAEPLPQITL, encoded by the coding sequence GTGACCAACAGCTCTGAGATCCGGTTCGCGGTGGCCGCGGAGGTCGTCGTCCTGACGCTGCATGACCACCGCCTGCACGTCCTCCTGACCAGGGTGACACTCCCGGGCTTCACCGGCCGGTTCTCGCTGCCCGGCGGCTTCGTGCAGCCGGAGGAGAGCCTGGAGGAGGCCGCGTACCGCGAGCTCCGTGAGGAGGCACACGTCGCCCCCGAGGACGTTCGTCTCGAGCAGCTCCGCGCCTACGGCCAGCTCCCCGATGAGACCCGGGCAGAGCGCATCGTCTCCGTCGCATGGGTCGCGCTCGGTGCCGATCTGCCCGACCCGAACGAGTTCTTCGCCGAGCGCGCGAAATGGGTTCCCGTGGACGAGATCGCTGAGTGGAATCTGGCGTTCGGACACGAGGCGATCGTCCGCGACGGCGTCGAGTGGGCCCGCGAGCGCCTCGAATCGACGACGCTCGCCACTGCCTTCTGCACCGAACCGTTCACGCTGCCCGAGCTGCGTCGGGTCTACGAGGCCGTCTGGGGCGCGACGATCGACCCGCGCAACTTCCAGCGCAAGGTGCTGCACGCCGGGGGGTTCGTCGAGCCGACGGGGGAGGTCGTCCACGGCCGGGGTCGCCCCGCGCCCCTGTTCCTCCGCGGTGGTGCCACCCGCCTGCACCCCGCCATCCTGCGGCCAGAGCCTCACCACCAGGCGGTCGACGGGACTGTCAGCGCTGAACCCCTCCCGCAGATCACCCTCTGA
- a CDS encoding diacylglycerol/lipid kinase family protein has product MPRLAVVLNPTKPVADAVRAVVAAAEAAHGWEQSLWYETTVEDPGVGMARVAVDDGADVVLAVGGDGTVRAVAEGMKDSGVPLAICPQGTGNLLARNLGLPLDDVVGAVELAFGGVDRSIDLAVVALRRIDGTRDFRTYTVMAGVGLDAQIMSNTDEQLKARVGMLAYVQTGAVEVGRNRRMQVGYRIEGGRQHRTKAQMVLVGNCGSIGYNVFLMPDASLDDGRLDLMMAKPASLVGWLVVGWRVFVDYALVRRLRRKAGHREDRFTSYIQATQLTLEFDEPEQIELDGDHFGQVTAAHFAVAPGSLVVKVRA; this is encoded by the coding sequence GTGCCGAGGCTCGCGGTGGTGCTCAACCCCACCAAGCCCGTTGCGGACGCCGTCCGCGCCGTCGTCGCCGCGGCCGAGGCTGCGCACGGCTGGGAGCAGAGCCTCTGGTACGAGACGACCGTTGAGGACCCCGGCGTCGGGATGGCCAGGGTGGCCGTCGACGACGGGGCCGACGTCGTGCTGGCCGTCGGCGGTGACGGGACCGTGCGCGCCGTCGCGGAGGGAATGAAGGACTCGGGTGTGCCGCTGGCAATCTGCCCGCAGGGCACTGGCAACCTGCTGGCCCGCAACCTCGGGCTACCACTGGACGACGTTGTCGGCGCCGTCGAACTCGCTTTCGGCGGGGTTGACCGGTCCATCGACCTCGCGGTCGTCGCGTTGCGGCGCATCGACGGAACCCGCGACTTCCGGACCTACACCGTGATGGCCGGGGTCGGGCTCGACGCGCAGATCATGAGCAACACCGATGAGCAGCTCAAGGCGAGGGTCGGAATGCTGGCCTACGTCCAGACCGGCGCGGTCGAGGTGGGTCGGAACCGTCGGATGCAGGTCGGGTACCGGATCGAGGGCGGCCGCCAGCACCGCACCAAGGCGCAGATGGTGCTCGTCGGGAACTGCGGATCCATCGGCTATAACGTCTTCCTGATGCCCGACGCGTCGCTGGACGACGGGCGCCTCGACCTGATGATGGCCAAACCCGCGTCGCTCGTCGGCTGGCTGGTTGTCGGCTGGCGGGTCTTCGTCGACTACGCGCTCGTCCGCCGGCTGCGACGCAAGGCGGGTCATCGTGAGGACCGGTTCACGAGCTACATCCAGGCCACACAGCTGACGCTCGAGTTCGACGAACCAGAGCAGATCGAGCTCGACGGCGACCACTTCGGCCAGGTGACCGCTGCACACTTCGCCGTCGCCCCGGGGTCGCTGGTCGTCAAGGTCCGGGCCTGA
- a CDS encoding DUF4126 domain-containing protein: MELLPMTFAAGFASGLNAYATVFVLGLLGRFLGTGSVPAGFERTDVLILMGVLALVEFVADKVPVVDSVWDLPSTVIRPVAGALIGALIAGAQGDLLTIALAAVGGVTALLTHISRAGVRLAVNSSPEPVSNLGASLAGDVSMLSVTTLAVLYPVPAAIVAAILLALLLWLAWTLISRIRRGLLWLRGRLTLSQADG; this comes from the coding sequence ATGGAACTGCTGCCGATGACGTTCGCCGCGGGCTTCGCCTCCGGCCTCAACGCCTATGCGACGGTGTTCGTGCTCGGCCTGCTCGGCCGGTTCCTCGGCACCGGATCAGTGCCGGCCGGGTTCGAGCGGACCGACGTCCTGATCCTGATGGGTGTGCTGGCGCTGGTGGAGTTCGTGGCCGACAAGGTGCCGGTCGTCGACTCTGTATGGGACCTCCCGTCGACGGTGATCCGGCCGGTAGCCGGGGCGTTGATCGGCGCGCTGATCGCCGGGGCGCAGGGCGATCTGCTGACCATAGCCCTGGCAGCCGTCGGGGGTGTGACGGCGCTGCTGACCCATATCAGCCGGGCGGGGGTGCGGCTGGCGGTGAACTCCTCGCCCGAGCCAGTCTCGAACCTCGGCGCGTCCCTCGCCGGGGACGTGTCCATGCTGAGCGTCACGACGCTGGCCGTGCTCTACCCCGTGCCCGCCGCGATCGTCGCGGCGATCCTGCTTGCCCTGCTCCTGTGGCTCGCCTGGACGTTGATCTCGCGCATCCGCCGTGGGCTGCTGTGGTTGCGCGGCCGGCTGACGCTCAGTCAGGCCGACGGGTGA
- a CDS encoding RecQ family ATP-dependent DNA helicase, with amino-acid sequence MRDDWSDVPPDDDWAPPPEDDFLPPDDLHGAGWEAGLPRRGIEPEPRQPAGPLERTTVAEWPPAPRDEAEAVLRRLVGRDDVALREDQWSAIEALVNDRRRVLVVQRTGWGKSAVYFVATALLRARAAGPTVIISPLLALMRDQIAAAERAGIRAVTMNSANVTEWDEVRERIASGDIDVLLCSPERLNNPDFRDTVLPRLSADAGLVVVDEAHCVSDWGHDFRPDYRRIRDLIANLPANIPVLATTATANERVTRDVAEQLAVHADGRAEDVLVLRGSLDRESLHLAVLPVTDQPTRVAWLVEALQSFKGSGIVYTLTVAAANQVAEQLRERGIDARAYTGQTDNAEREQLEADLLANRVKALIATSALGMGFDKPDLGFVIHLGAPSSPIAYYQQVGRAGRGVADATVVLVPGEEDGAIWSYFGSLAFPAERQVREALSVLGEHGTMSLPKLETYVDLKRSRLEQMLKVLDVDGAVRRVKGGWTATGQPWTYDADRYARVEQSRLHEQQAMKDYEATAGCRMAFLRAQLDDPELVDGWRCGRCDRCSELNLPPLPDRAAIDAARAAMDRPGIEITARRQWPSGMSALGVSLSGRIPVDEQAEPGRAVARLDGLGWSAPLRDLFAPGAPDSEVPVPLRHALARVLEAWPEASEIDGIVSVASAARPRLVEHLAQGLGRILDRPIVGEIRPKTGSEPGRHDVGSALRLAGIAGRLEMALSDQARAGLPGRRILLVDDRTDSGWTLTFAARLLRQAGASAVLPFVLAQE; translated from the coding sequence ATGCGCGATGACTGGAGCGACGTTCCACCGGACGACGACTGGGCGCCGCCGCCGGAGGATGACTTCCTGCCACCCGACGACCTTCACGGCGCGGGCTGGGAGGCAGGCCTCCCGCGCCGTGGCATCGAGCCGGAACCCCGTCAGCCGGCTGGGCCGCTGGAGCGCACCACCGTCGCCGAATGGCCTCCCGCGCCACGCGACGAGGCAGAGGCCGTGCTGCGGCGCCTCGTGGGCCGCGATGACGTGGCTCTGCGCGAAGACCAGTGGTCGGCGATCGAGGCGCTGGTCAACGACCGCCGTCGCGTGCTGGTGGTGCAGCGCACCGGCTGGGGCAAGTCGGCCGTCTACTTCGTCGCGACGGCGCTGCTGCGCGCACGGGCGGCCGGGCCCACCGTCATCATCTCGCCGCTGCTCGCGCTGATGCGCGACCAGATCGCGGCGGCCGAGCGGGCCGGCATCCGCGCGGTCACGATGAACTCCGCCAACGTGACCGAGTGGGACGAGGTGCGCGAGCGCATCGCGTCGGGCGACATCGACGTGCTGCTCTGCTCGCCCGAGCGCCTCAACAACCCGGACTTCCGCGACACGGTGCTGCCGCGCCTGTCCGCCGACGCGGGACTCGTCGTGGTCGACGAGGCGCACTGCGTCTCAGACTGGGGCCACGACTTCCGCCCTGACTACCGGCGCATCCGGGACCTGATCGCCAACCTCCCCGCCAACATCCCCGTGCTCGCCACCACGGCGACCGCCAATGAGCGCGTCACGCGCGACGTCGCCGAGCAGCTGGCCGTGCATGCCGACGGCAGGGCCGAGGACGTGCTGGTCCTGCGCGGCTCGCTGGACCGGGAGTCGCTGCACCTGGCCGTGCTGCCGGTGACGGACCAGCCGACCCGGGTCGCGTGGCTGGTGGAGGCTCTGCAGAGCTTCAAGGGGTCCGGCATCGTGTACACGCTCACGGTCGCGGCCGCGAACCAGGTCGCGGAGCAGCTTCGCGAGCGGGGAATCGACGCCCGTGCGTACACCGGGCAGACCGACAACGCGGAGCGCGAGCAGCTGGAGGCGGACCTGCTCGCCAACCGTGTGAAGGCCCTGATCGCGACCAGTGCGCTGGGCATGGGCTTCGACAAGCCGGATCTCGGCTTCGTGATCCACCTCGGCGCGCCCAGCTCACCCATCGCGTACTACCAGCAGGTCGGACGTGCGGGTCGCGGCGTCGCCGACGCCACCGTCGTGCTGGTTCCCGGCGAGGAGGATGGCGCGATCTGGAGCTACTTCGGGTCGCTGGCGTTCCCTGCCGAGCGCCAGGTGCGCGAGGCCCTGTCGGTGCTGGGCGAGCACGGCACGATGTCGCTGCCGAAGCTCGAGACCTACGTCGACCTCAAGCGCAGCCGGCTCGAGCAGATGCTGAAGGTGCTCGATGTCGACGGCGCCGTCCGCCGCGTCAAGGGCGGCTGGACGGCCACCGGCCAGCCCTGGACCTACGACGCCGACCGCTACGCGCGGGTCGAGCAGTCCAGGCTCCACGAGCAGCAGGCGATGAAGGACTACGAGGCCACCGCCGGGTGCCGCATGGCGTTCCTGAGGGCGCAGCTGGATGACCCCGAGCTGGTCGATGGCTGGCGCTGCGGTCGCTGCGACCGCTGCTCGGAACTGAACCTCCCGCCGTTGCCCGACCGCGCGGCCATCGACGCCGCCCGCGCCGCGATGGACCGCCCAGGCATCGAGATCACGGCGCGCCGACAGTGGCCCTCGGGCATGAGCGCGCTCGGCGTGAGCCTCTCCGGCCGCATCCCCGTCGACGAGCAGGCCGAGCCCGGCCGCGCCGTCGCCCGGCTCGACGGCCTCGGCTGGTCCGCGCCGCTGCGCGACCTCTTCGCCCCCGGCGCCCCCGACTCCGAGGTGCCTGTGCCGCTCAGGCACGCGCTGGCCCGAGTGCTGGAGGCGTGGCCGGAGGCATCCGAGATCGACGGGATCGTCTCCGTCGCCTCGGCCGCCCGGCCCCGGCTCGTCGAGCATCTGGCCCAGGGGTTGGGAAGGATCCTCGATCGGCCGATCGTCGGCGAGATCCGCCCGAAGACCGGCTCCGAGCCCGGCCGTCACGACGTCGGCTCGGCGCTGCGGCTGGCCGGCATCGCCGGGAGGCTTGAGATGGCACTGTCCGACCAGGCGCGCGCCGGTCTGCCCGGTCGTCGGATCCTGCTGGTCGACGACCGCACCGACTCCGGCTGGACGCTCACATTCGCAGCCCGGCTGCTCCGCCAGGCCGGCGCGTCGGCCGTGTTGCCGTTCGTGCTCGCCCAGGAGTAG
- a CDS encoding alpha-amylase family glycosyl hydrolase, translating to MSYVIALDEKSWPRAEWPLGAHPSAEGITFAVYAPAATRVQLEIYPEAMGVAASNTFLLAKGDDDIWRGKVQGLQLNALYAYRVWGPNWPYVDGWEPGSELGFEADFDEAGNRFNPNKALFDPYAREVTHNVYSDALLDLGVDDGVFGTGDDEVDGVPRRLIDTGPYVPKGVVIASTATVSPRPHIPGERAAIYETSVEQLTAHPSAARLGELLAREPAFGDVVDIPEQFLGTYKGAGMMAPYLKALGFTTIELLPIHETNASESGRETDKSNAWGYMTLDFFAPNRSYAFDQSLGGPTREFKDMVSAFHDHGLEVYLDVVYNHTAEGGNWNGDAAVTGFTNLGGFATAEYYQMTSAKTLVDGATGTGNQMNYSSQAAVDLVLDSLMYWTDDMGVDGFRFDLATVLGRKPAAADADDWTAQKRFFTDHPLLLAIAHMASRRRIEVIAEAWDLWGYEVGNFPRGWGEWNGRYRDAVRRFSKGDGNMTDFLDMVNGDYHHFHDSGGAQKTINFIDAHDGFNLADLVSYQNKVNDQPFPFGPSDGGSDNNLSWDSGGDQSLRRQRLRNLWTILFMSRGVPMVVAGDEFGRTQNGNNNPWALHSLAMCNNYAAVATNQPQAIDVDAGVEDAIYHDNLGKFDTEPHVNGLFRFATFMANLRQRHESLQQKHYGDLIPDNEDVSYLFHTPSGDGYPQEGQRAVAVHINSPGDDFWMMVNMTSEAIDFRVQAAEEGNVWRRLIDTASWAEPASNHWPEGDGMIVRDVATVQPWSIVVWHQLERPDGSRPVPVWQD from the coding sequence CGAGTGGCCTCTCGGCGCGCACCCGTCCGCCGAGGGGATCACCTTCGCGGTCTACGCGCCCGCAGCGACCCGCGTCCAGCTGGAGATCTACCCCGAGGCGATGGGCGTCGCCGCGTCCAACACGTTCCTCCTCGCCAAGGGTGACGACGACATCTGGCGAGGCAAGGTCCAGGGCCTCCAGCTCAACGCCTTGTACGCCTACCGGGTGTGGGGGCCGAACTGGCCGTACGTCGACGGATGGGAGCCCGGCTCCGAGCTGGGTTTCGAGGCGGACTTCGACGAGGCGGGCAACCGCTTCAACCCGAACAAGGCGCTGTTCGACCCCTACGCCCGCGAGGTCACCCACAATGTCTACAGCGACGCGCTGCTGGACCTCGGCGTCGACGACGGCGTGTTCGGCACCGGTGACGACGAGGTCGACGGCGTGCCGCGCCGCCTGATCGACACCGGCCCGTACGTGCCGAAGGGCGTCGTCATCGCCAGCACCGCCACCGTCTCGCCGCGGCCCCATATCCCGGGGGAGCGGGCGGCCATCTACGAGACGTCCGTCGAGCAGCTAACCGCCCACCCGTCCGCCGCCAGACTGGGGGAGCTCCTGGCGAGGGAGCCCGCGTTCGGCGACGTCGTCGACATCCCGGAGCAGTTCCTCGGCACGTACAAGGGCGCGGGCATGATGGCCCCGTACCTCAAGGCGCTGGGGTTCACGACCATCGAGCTGCTGCCCATCCATGAGACCAACGCGTCGGAGTCCGGCCGTGAGACGGACAAGAGCAACGCGTGGGGCTACATGACGCTGGACTTCTTCGCGCCCAACCGCAGCTATGCCTTCGACCAGAGCCTCGGCGGCCCGACCCGCGAGTTCAAGGACATGGTCTCCGCCTTCCATGACCACGGCCTCGAGGTGTACCTCGACGTCGTCTACAACCACACAGCGGAGGGCGGGAACTGGAACGGCGATGCCGCCGTGACGGGGTTCACGAACCTCGGCGGGTTCGCCACGGCCGAGTACTACCAGATGACATCGGCGAAGACACTGGTCGACGGGGCGACTGGCACCGGCAACCAGATGAACTACTCGTCTCAGGCCGCCGTCGACCTCGTCCTCGACTCGCTGATGTACTGGACCGACGACATGGGGGTCGACGGGTTCCGCTTCGACCTCGCCACCGTGCTCGGCCGCAAGCCCGCCGCCGCGGACGCCGACGACTGGACGGCCCAGAAGCGCTTCTTCACCGACCATCCGCTGCTGCTGGCGATCGCGCACATGGCGAGCCGCCGTCGCATCGAGGTCATCGCGGAGGCCTGGGACCTGTGGGGCTACGAGGTCGGCAACTTCCCGCGCGGCTGGGGAGAGTGGAACGGTCGCTACCGCGACGCCGTGCGCCGGTTCTCCAAGGGGGACGGCAACATGACCGACTTCCTGGACATGGTCAACGGCGACTACCACCACTTCCACGACTCCGGGGGTGCGCAGAAGACCATCAACTTCATCGACGCGCACGACGGGTTCAACCTCGCGGACCTCGTCAGCTACCAGAACAAGGTCAACGACCAGCCGTTCCCGTTCGGCCCGTCCGACGGCGGCAGTGACAACAACCTGTCGTGGGATTCAGGTGGCGACCAGTCGCTGCGCCGTCAGCGGCTGCGGAACCTATGGACGATCCTGTTCATGTCGCGCGGCGTGCCGATGGTCGTCGCGGGAGACGAGTTCGGCCGCACGCAGAACGGCAACAACAATCCGTGGGCGCTGCACTCGCTGGCCATGTGCAACAACTACGCGGCGGTCGCGACCAACCAGCCGCAGGCGATCGACGTCGACGCGGGCGTCGAGGACGCGATCTACCACGACAACCTCGGGAAGTTCGACACGGAGCCCCACGTCAACGGACTTTTCCGGTTCGCGACGTTCATGGCGAACCTGCGCCAGCGACACGAGTCGCTCCAGCAGAAGCACTACGGCGACCTGATCCCGGACAACGAGGATGTCAGCTATCTGTTCCACACTCCGTCGGGGGACGGCTACCCCCAGGAGGGGCAGCGGGCGGTTGCGGTGCACATCAACTCGCCGGGCGATGACTTCTGGATGATGGTCAACATGACATCTGAGGCCATCGACTTCCGGGTCCAGGCCGCCGAGGAGGGCAACGTCTGGCGTCGGCTCATCGACACCGCCAGCTGGGCTGAGCCGGCCAGCAACCACTGGCCTGAGGGCGACGGCATGATCGTGCGTGACGTGGCGACGGTGCAGCCCTGGTCGATCGTCGTGTGGCATCAGCTCGAACGGCCAGACGGGTCGCGCCCGGTCCCGGTCTGGCAGGACTGA
- a CDS encoding siderophore-interacting protein, protein MTATVVEATERPAYRAFEVRVAARTQLSPHFVRLTFTGDDLHEFGTAGLDQRIKLILPHPVTGMETFPRKQDWYSDWRLQDEDSRCDVRTYTVRAVRQELREVDVDFVCHGDTGPGSAFACYATVGDELIIIGPDDLSPGRELGIDYRPGFVDSHLLVGDETAAPAICAIIESLGADARGLAVIEVPSADDALHVDAPAGMTVKWLAREGARGERLTAEVRDWVARTCAARCCDTCDIAALEIPDDELLWEVPEGTSADGGLYAWLAGEAGVIRSLRRFLVGDAGMDRRRVAFMGYWRVGAES, encoded by the coding sequence GTGACAGCTACCGTCGTCGAAGCAACCGAACGTCCGGCCTACCGCGCCTTCGAGGTGCGCGTCGCGGCCAGAACGCAGCTGAGCCCGCACTTCGTGCGCCTCACGTTCACAGGTGACGACCTCCACGAGTTCGGCACCGCCGGGCTCGACCAGCGCATCAAACTCATCCTTCCGCACCCCGTCACGGGCATGGAGACGTTCCCGCGCAAGCAGGACTGGTACTCGGACTGGCGCCTCCAGGACGAGGACTCCCGCTGCGACGTGCGGACCTACACCGTCCGGGCCGTCCGCCAGGAGCTGCGCGAGGTCGACGTCGACTTCGTGTGCCACGGCGACACCGGTCCCGGCTCGGCGTTCGCCTGCTACGCGACAGTCGGGGACGAACTGATCATCATCGGCCCCGACGACCTCAGCCCCGGTCGCGAGCTGGGCATCGACTACCGGCCCGGCTTCGTCGACTCACACCTCCTCGTCGGCGACGAGACCGCCGCGCCCGCCATCTGCGCGATCATCGAGTCGCTCGGCGCCGACGCCCGCGGGCTGGCCGTCATCGAGGTGCCCAGCGCGGACGACGCCCTGCACGTGGACGCGCCCGCCGGCATGACCGTGAAGTGGCTCGCACGCGAGGGCGCCAGGGGCGAGCGGCTGACCGCCGAGGTGCGCGACTGGGTCGCCCGCACGTGTGCCGCCCGCTGCTGCGACACCTGCGACATCGCAGCCCTCGAGATCCCCGACGACGAACTCCTGTGGGAGGTGCCCGAGGGCACCAGCGCCGACGGCGGACTCTACGCCTGGCTCGCGGGCGAGGCGGGCGTCATCCGGTCGCTGCGCCGGTTCCTCGTCGGCGACGCAGGCATGGACCGTCGTCGTGTCGCGTTCATGGGCTACTGGCGTGTCGGCGCCGAGAGCTAA